A genomic stretch from Argiope bruennichi chromosome 2, qqArgBrue1.1, whole genome shotgun sequence includes:
- the LOC129961746 gene encoding 40S ribosomal protein S5 — protein MTETWDDASPIPMAQELPEIKLFGKWSSSDVQVSDISLTDYIAVKEKYARYLPHSAGRYATKRFRKAQCPIVERLTNSMMMHGRNNGKKLKAVLIVKHAFEIIHLMTNENPLQVLVNAIINSGPREDSTRIGRAGTVRRQAVDVSPLRRVNQAIWLLCTGAREAAFRNIKTIAECLADELMNAAKGSSNSYAIKKKDELERVAKSNR, from the exons ATGACTGAAACGTGGGATGATGCCAGCCCAATTCCAATGGCTCAAGAATTgccagaaattaaattatttggtaaATGGAGCTCAAGTGATGTACAAGTCAGCGATATCAGTTTAACG GATTACATAGCCGTCAAGGAAAAGTATGCAAGGTATTTGCCTCATTCGGCAGGAAGATATGCCACCAAACGCTTTAGAAAAGCCCAATGCCCAATTGTGGAACGTCTAACCAATTCCATGATGATGCATGGACGTAACAATggcaaaaaattaaaagctgtttTAATTGTAAAGCAcgcttttgaaattattcatctGATGACAAATGag AACCCACTTCAAGTATTGGTAAATGCTATAATCAACAGTGGGCCCCGTGAAGATTCTACTCGAATTGGTCGTGCAGGTACTGTCAGAAGACAAGCTGTGGATGTGTCACCTTTGAGACGTGTGAACCAGGCTATATGGTTGTTGTGTACAGGTGCACGTGAAGCTGCTTTCAGGAACATCAAGACTATTGCTGAGTGCTTGGCTGATGAGCTCATGAATGCAGCAAAG ggATCATCTAACAGTTATGCTATTAAGAAAAAAGATGAGTTGGAACGTGTAGCCAAGTCCAACCGTTAA